In the genome of Natronorubrum daqingense, the window TTTCGGGGTAGTCGCCCTCTTCCCACGGGAACGAGCCGCCGTCGACCAGCACCCCGCCGACCGTCGAACCCGCGCCGTGGAGCCACTTCGTCGTCGAGTTCCAGACGAGGTCCGCGCCGTGCTCGAGCGGGCGACAGAGGTACGGCGTCGCGAACGTGTTGTCGACGAACAGCGGTACGTCGTGGTCGTGGGCGATGTCGGCGATGCGCTCGATGTCGGGCGTGACGAGGGCGGGGTTGCCGATCGTCTCGAGGTGGACGAACGCCGTGTCGTCGTCGATCGCTTCCTCGTAGGCGTCGTAATCCAGCGTATCGACGAACTTCGTCTCGATACCGCGCTTTGCGACGGTGTGGGTGAGGTAGGTGTAGGTGCCGCCGTACAGCGACGAGGCGGAGACGATGTTGTCGCCGACGTCGGCGAGGATGAACGTCGCGAGGTCGAATGCGGCCATTCCCGACGCGGTCGCGAGCGCCCCGACGCCGCCCTCGAGCGTCGCGATACGCTCTTCTAACATCGCGTTCGTCGGGTTCATGATCCGCGAGTAGATGTTTCCGGCCTCCTCGAGTCCGAAGAGGGCTGCCGCGTGGTCGGTATCGTCGAACTCGTAAGAGGTCGTCTGATAGATCGGCGGCGCTCGAGCCCCCGTAGCTGGGTCGGCCTTCTGCCCGGCGTGGACGCTGTTCGTCGCGAATCGGTGATCGTCGGCGTCGGCGTCGTCGCTCATGTGGTTTTCTCCCACACGGTAGAACGCAAAAAGTGTTCGCGAAAATTGCCATCGGCTGGGAGTCGAGGCGTGGAGGCCACTGCTGTGGCCTGCGCGAAGCTTTTCATCCGTTCAATTGTACGACGTTCATGGCCATCGAAGCCTCGTTCGTCGCAACGGAAGGCGAGTTTCCGCTCGCCGAAGTATTTGCGAAGTTCCCCGCCAGCCGGATCGAACTCGATCGGGTCGTTCCGACGAACAAGGCACTCGTCCCGTACTTTTGGCTCGAGGACGTGGACGAATCAGAAATTACGATGAGTGGTATCGAACATCCCGGCATCGACGACCTCCGCGTCATCGACGACGTCGACGGCCAAGTGTTCGTCCGGATCGGCTGGAACTTCGAATACGAGAGCATTCTCACGGGGATTCTCGAGACGAACGTCTCACTCGTCTCGGCCATCGGCAAAGAGGATCGGTGGACGTTCGAGCTTCGGGCGACGGATCAAGACGATATCTCCGCGTTTCAAACCTACTGTCGCGACCGAGACATCCCCGTCGAACTCACGCAGCTTCACGCGCTCTCCCCAGTCCGAGACGACTACGACCTGACTGACGCCCAGCGGGAAGCGCTGACGCTCGCCTACGCTCGAGGCTACTACGATTCACCGCGTGAGGCGTCACAGGAGGAGCTCGCCGAAGAGTTAGGAATCACCAGACAGGCGGTTGCCTCGAGATTGCAGCGAGGAACCAGACGGTTGATCGCAGGGTCGATCGTCGAATCCGCCGAGTGAGTATATAAATGGGTTACCTAAGCAACAGTCAGAACTACTCGTCGCAGACGCTTTGATTCAGTGTGAGTCAACTCGATTCCCTCGAGGAGGGAGGCACGATTCTGTTACAGTCTGCGGACGAAGTCGAATTTGACGAGCAACACGAACGCTACCGAGTATCGTACGATCCGTCAGTCGACGATACCAGTCTCGCCGTTGTCACCGCTATTGGAGTCGCATCGCGGACCGATCCGACGCGGTTGCCGCCGCTGTACGATGCGGTCGATCCGACTGCTCTCGACAGCATCTTCAGCGAGGCACAGAACAGCTGTCAGGTCTCGTTTCGGTACACTGATTTCGACGTTACGGTCTCGGACATCGGCGTCGTCACCTGTACACCGGTTACGGCAGAGTGAAAATCGAGTGACGAACGGAGACTACGTCGAGTGCAACGGTTGTGAGTTCGTGTACATGCCTCAAGACAAGCCATCACCCGCCCCTCGAAATCACGAGACGTGTCCGAACTGTGACGGCACGACGTTCCAGTTTGTCGACTCGTCGTAACAAGGGTCAATCTCTTTTCCAGAACTGGTAGCGCTACTCGAGCAGCGACTCGCCGGTCATCTCGAGGGGCTGGTCGATATCGAGTATCTCGAGCAGCGTCGGCGCGACGTCGGCGAGGGTACCGTTTTCTCGGATCGATCGGCCGGCGCTCGAGCCATCAGGGGCGACGTACACCAGGGGAACGCGGTTGTACGTGTGTGCCGTGTGGGGCTGCGCTTCGGTCCCCATATCGTCGGCGTTGCCGTGATCTGCCGTCACGAGGACGTGCGCGCCGACTCGCTCGAGGACGGCAGCCAACCGGCCGAGTTGTGCGTCGACGGCTTCGACGGCCTCGATGGCGGCTTCGTAGTCGCCCGTGTGCCCGACCATGTCGGGGTTGGCGTAGTTGAGGACGAGCGCGTCGGGGCTGTCGGCGCGCGTCTCACCACCCTCGCTTTCGATACGAGAAACCGCCGCTTCGGTCACTTCTGGCGCGCTCATCTCGGGTTGTACGTCGTAGGTCGCCACGTCGGGACTCTCGACGATTTCGCGAATCTCGCCGTCGAACTCGACCTCGCGGCCGCCGTTCAGGAAGTAGGTGACGTGAGCGTACTTTTCGGATTCGGCAAGGCGAAGTTGCGTCTTGCCCGCGTCGGCGAGCACCTCACCGAGGACTTGTTCTGGCTGGTTGGGCGGGTACGCAATCGGCAGATCGAACGTCTTGTCGTATTGGGTCAGCACGACGATCTCCGTGTCTGGCGGGCTGGTCGCGAACTCGTCGGCCCAGTCCTCCGAGCGGATGTCCGCGAGCATCCGCGTGAGCTGGCGCGCCCGGTCGGAACGGAAGTTGAACCAGACGACCGAATCGCCGTCCTCGAGCGCTGGCTGGCCGTCGATACAGGTTGGTTCGACGAACTCGTCCGTCACGTCCCGCTCGTAGGAGTTTTCGACGGCCTCGAGAGCCGATTCCGCCTCGTGGTCGGCCTCGCGATTCACGATGGCGTCGTAGGCGCGCTTCGTTCGCTCCCAGTTCTGATCTCGGTCCATCGCGTAATATCGGCCCGAGACGGTGGCCACGTCGCCCGTCCCGTGTTCGTCGACGACGGACTCGAGCGTGGAGAGGTACGCTCGGCCTCCCGTCGGCGAGGTGTCCCGGCCGTCGGTAAACGCGTGGGTGACGGCCTCGACGTCGCGGTCTGCGGCCAGTTCGATCAGCGCGTGGAGGTGGGCCTGATCCGAGTGAACCCCGCCGTCGCTGACGAGTCCGAGAAAGTGGACTCGTCCGTCGTTTTCCCGTGCCTGCTCGAAGGCCACGTTGATGGCATCGTTTTCCCGAAAAGAGCCGTCCGCGATGGAGTCAGAAATGCGCGTGTACTCCTGGTGGACGACCCGACCGGCACCGATGTTGAGGTGGCCGACCTCGCTGTTTCCCATCTGTCCGTCCGGCAGGCCGACCCGTCGGCCCGCGACCTCGAGCGTCCCGTACGCGCCCTCGGCCGCCAATCGGTCGAAGTTCGGCGTGTCGGCCGCGTCGACGGCGTCTCTGCTCGTCCCGTCGCCGAGTCCCCACCCGTCGAGGATGATCAGCGCAGCGTCCATGTGCGAGGGGTCACGTGCGCGGCGTAACTACCTGTCGTTACCCGCCAGGTCGCGTTTTCATCGTCGTTTCCCGCAGTGGCGTTTCGTGGCCGCTCGTCACCCACCCGTCCGGTACCACGATCGGAACGCTGAATTAGCGGACGACCTAACAGTCGGGCAACCGATGGCCACGGAGATTCCGGACGACGAACCGATCGTACTCTTCGACGGCGTCTGTAACCTCTGTCACGGCTTCGTCCAGTTTCTGGTTCCCCGAGACACCGACGAGCAGTTCTACTTCGCCTCGCTGCAATCCGACGTCGGTCAGAAGCTATTGGCCGACCACGGCCTCGCGGACCACGACCTCGAGTCGGTCGTCCTGATCGAGGGCGAGGACTACTACGTCAAGTCGGGGGCGGTCATCCGAATCGCGCAGTTACTCGGGGGCGTCTACCGACTGCTCGGGCCGTCTCGTTTCCTCCCACGTCGACTGCGAAATTGGGCGTACGACCTCGTCGCGAAACACCGGTACCGACTCTTCGGCCAAAAAGAGCAGTGCATGATGCCGACTGGAAACGTTCAGGAACGCATTCTCGAGTAGCTACATCGCCGGCTTAGTCCCGGCGGTGATCGAACGTTGCTCCGCAGTCACCACAGACGCTCGAGCGGCCGGGCGTCGTCCGCTGGGCGAAGACGCCACCGCAGTCGTCACAGATCATGTAGAGGCGGTGTTCGGGCGGGGTTCCTGCTTCGAACGTCATCCGGATCCAGGCGTCGGTGTCGGTTTCATCGTAGAGCGTCACGCTGCTACCGTGTTGACGCCAATTGATAGATGTACTGTCAGTTTCTGCAACACGTCCGGTTCGCTTGGACATCGGTCTATGCGCACGAATTCTGTCCCCTCCCATAATTTTTCTGATGGAATAGTAACGCGATCTCGAGTAAACGTATCGTCGCGGTCGAACTCCGGGCCGACCGCTGACTTTTTGCAGGTGGACTGAGCGTCACAGCGTATGACACTCGATCCGGTTCACTACGACGGGATCGCACGACTCGCGAGGCGGATCGATCACGGTGCCGACGAGCGCGACCGGCGCGCGCTCGCCGAGACGGTCTGGAGTCAGTTTCTCGATCCCCTGATTTACGACGGGCGAACCGTCCTCGAGCCAGTCGACGAGCAGCGTCGCCGTCACGTCGACTGCGAGGACGTCGCCCTCCAGGAACGACCGTTTCCGACCGAACACGCCCTCGACGCGGGGACGATCAACCCGACGACGTTCAAAAACGGGCTCGTCATCGACATCGCGCAGGCGGCGATGAGCGCGACGCCGAGCGACCTCGACCTCCATCGCTCGCGGACGACGGTGATGACGGTCCACTCGAACGACGAGACGATGACCGTCGACGAAAACTGGCAGAAAGACGACGAGGGGTACCTCCGGAGTCGCGCCGTGAAGATTCCGCCGTTGCCCCGGTTCGCCGAGGGCGTCGTCCACGCGCTCGCACTCTACCTCGCGGAGAGCAAGCACGCCCGCGATCACGCCGAAATGGTGGAAGACCTGCTCGTTCTGGACGGTCCAATCTATCCGCGCGGACTGTTACGCTGGGCCGACCAGCACCCCGATCTGGCCGACTTCCTGCTCGAGGACCCGCGCCCGACGACGGTGCTCGAGAACTACGTTCGGCTGGTCGAGCGCTTCGTCGACCGCGAGGTCCCCCTCGTCGGGTTCGTCAAGAATCCGGCGACCCGCGTCATCACGCGAACGCTGAAGAACAAACGCGACGCCGACCTGGCGACGCCGTGGAACGACGACTCGGCGCTGTTCACTCGCCTCCTCGAGCGCGGCGAGTACGTCGACGACGTCGAGGGGGATCGCTGGGAGCGAGACACCTCGGCGCTCACCTACACGAACTGGTTCCGGTCTCGAGGCGGCGTCGATCGGCCGCTCTCGGTCGACGGCGAGGCGCTCGGCGTCGATCGAAAGCTCTCGCACGAGGCCTACGAGGTGACCTTCTTCGTCGTCTACGATCCGCGCGACGACCTCGTCTACCGCGTCGAGGCACCGTACGCGTTCACTCGCCAGTCAGAGCTGCGCGAACGGCTCACGCTGCAGGTGCTACAGAACGTCGCGATCGCACACGGGCCGCCGACCATCGTCCAGAAGGCCGACGAACTCGCGCGAATCAGTCGCTCCGAAAAAGCCTCCCTCCGGGAGCGACTCGAGAGCCAGTTCGATACGACCCAAGCGCGGACCTACGACGATCACCGGTGGGCCGAGGAGCCCTACTAACTCGAGTGGTTCGACTCGACGTCGGGTTCGACCTCGAGGTCGACCGATTCCGGGTCGAGACCGATTCGAGCGAACTGCGTTCGGACGTGTTCTTTCGCGCCCTCGAGGGCCTGATCACGAGTATCGAAGCCACGAGGCATGGGCGATTCGAACGCGAGGTTGACCTCGCGGTCGCCGACGAGTTGCGTCGAGCCGCCGCTGTCGACTTCGTAGAACTCGTCACAGACCCAGACGTACGCGGCGTCTTCGTCCGGTGCGCCACGAAACGTGGGTGCGCGCTCTCCCCGTTCGTACAGCGTCCCGGAGAGTTCGGTTCCGCCAGCCCGTCCGCAGACGATGAGCATAGTCGTTCCTACGTGTCGTAACTGCAAAAGGACACTGGCGCGAACAAAACACGACAGCTGGGAGATGACAGCGTTGGTTTCGATGCCGACTCGTCGCTCGATTCCGACGACCCGTTGCTGTTCGGTGGACGGAGATTGACTAATTTCTCTTCACACTGACAGTGCTTTCGCCTGAG includes:
- the gpmI gene encoding 2,3-bisphosphoglycerate-independent phosphoglycerate mutase codes for the protein MDAALIILDGWGLGDGTSRDAVDAADTPNFDRLAAEGAYGTLEVAGRRVGLPDGQMGNSEVGHLNIGAGRVVHQEYTRISDSIADGSFRENDAINVAFEQARENDGRVHFLGLVSDGGVHSDQAHLHALIELAADRDVEAVTHAFTDGRDTSPTGGRAYLSTLESVVDEHGTGDVATVSGRYYAMDRDQNWERTKRAYDAIVNREADHEAESALEAVENSYERDVTDEFVEPTCIDGQPALEDGDSVVWFNFRSDRARQLTRMLADIRSEDWADEFATSPPDTEIVVLTQYDKTFDLPIAYPPNQPEQVLGEVLADAGKTQLRLAESEKYAHVTYFLNGGREVEFDGEIREIVESPDVATYDVQPEMSAPEVTEAAVSRIESEGGETRADSPDALVLNYANPDMVGHTGDYEAAIEAVEAVDAQLGRLAAVLERVGAHVLVTADHGNADDMGTEAQPHTAHTYNRVPLVYVAPDGSSAGRSIRENGTLADVAPTLLEILDIDQPLEMTGESLLE
- a CDS encoding DNA double-strand break repair nuclease NurA; protein product: MTLDPVHYDGIARLARRIDHGADERDRRALAETVWSQFLDPLIYDGRTVLEPVDEQRRRHVDCEDVALQERPFPTEHALDAGTINPTTFKNGLVIDIAQAAMSATPSDLDLHRSRTTVMTVHSNDETMTVDENWQKDDEGYLRSRAVKIPPLPRFAEGVVHALALYLAESKHARDHAEMVEDLLVLDGPIYPRGLLRWADQHPDLADFLLEDPRPTTVLENYVRLVERFVDREVPLVGFVKNPATRVITRTLKNKRDADLATPWNDDSALFTRLLERGEYVDDVEGDRWERDTSALTYTNWFRSRGGVDRPLSVDGEALGVDRKLSHEAYEVTFFVVYDPRDDLVYRVEAPYAFTRQSELRERLTLQVLQNVAIAHGPPTIVQKADELARISRSEKASLRERLESQFDTTQARTYDDHRWAEEPY
- a CDS encoding HalOD1 output domain-containing protein is translated as MSQLDSLEEGGTILLQSADEVEFDEQHERYRVSYDPSVDDTSLAVVTAIGVASRTDPTRLPPLYDAVDPTALDSIFSEAQNSCQVSFRYTDFDVTVSDIGVVTCTPVTAE
- a CDS encoding thiol-disulfide oxidoreductase DCC family protein; this translates as MATEIPDDEPIVLFDGVCNLCHGFVQFLVPRDTDEQFYFASLQSDVGQKLLADHGLADHDLESVVLIEGEDYYVKSGAVIRIAQLLGGVYRLLGPSRFLPRRLRNWAYDLVAKHRYRLFGQKEQCMMPTGNVQERILE
- a CDS encoding DUF7113 family protein, producing MLIVCGRAGGTELSGTLYERGERAPTFRGAPDEDAAYVWVCDEFYEVDSGGSTQLVGDREVNLAFESPMPRGFDTRDQALEGAKEHVRTQFARIGLDPESVDLEVEPDVESNHSS
- a CDS encoding O-acetylhomoserine aminocarboxypropyltransferase/cysteine synthase family protein, with the translated sequence MSDDADADDHRFATNSVHAGQKADPATGARAPPIYQTTSYEFDDTDHAAALFGLEEAGNIYSRIMNPTNAMLEERIATLEGGVGALATASGMAAFDLATFILADVGDNIVSASSLYGGTYTYLTHTVAKRGIETKFVDTLDYDAYEEAIDDDTAFVHLETIGNPALVTPDIERIADIAHDHDVPLFVDNTFATPYLCRPLEHGADLVWNSTTKWLHGAGSTVGGVLVDGGSFPWEEGDYPEISEPNPAYHGVNFYETFGDMAFAMVARTRGLRDLGNQQSPFDAWTTLQKLESLPLRMEKHCENAMAVAEFLEDHEKVSWVNYPGLESHETHEEASEYLEGGYGGMITFGLEGGYDAAETVCNEVDLASLLANVGDAKTLIIHPASTTHQQLTEEEKLASGTTDDLVRLSVGIEDVADVIADLERAIELA
- a CDS encoding helix-turn-helix domain-containing protein, with the translated sequence MAIEASFVATEGEFPLAEVFAKFPASRIELDRVVPTNKALVPYFWLEDVDESEITMSGIEHPGIDDLRVIDDVDGQVFVRIGWNFEYESILTGILETNVSLVSAIGKEDRWTFELRATDQDDISAFQTYCRDRDIPVELTQLHALSPVRDDYDLTDAQREALTLAYARGYYDSPREASQEELAEELGITRQAVASRLQRGTRRLIAGSIVESAE